Proteins encoded by one window of Mobula hypostoma chromosome 21, sMobHyp1.1, whole genome shotgun sequence:
- the hdhd3 gene encoding haloacid dehalogenase-like hydrolase domain-containing protein 3, which yields MRPQLLTWDVKGTLLRVRHSVGELYSSEAKLHGIQLEARALDKSFLAALQMQDKLFPNYGQDQGLSSQQWWIDVVKKTFCHCGVSNEQVLSPMAVNLYRQFCSAGNWQVFSDVENTLVHCRNLGISMAVISNFDRRLEKILTNCNLRQYFKFVLTSEDVGTAKPDQRIFAAALSLAQVEPKQAMHIGDDVGMDYLAARAIGMESYLICRRQEELSAAKGLVPEAHILHSLQQLCGLIN from the coding sequence ATGAGGCCCCAGCTCCTGACCTGGGATGTGAAAGGCACTCTACTCCGTGTTCGCCACTCAGTTGGCGAGCTGTACTCCTCAGAGGCCAAGCTCCATGGAATCCAGCTGGAGGCCAGAGCTCTTGACAAATCATTTCTAGCTGCGCTCCAAATGCAAGACAAGCTGTTCCCCAACTATGGCCAAGACCAGGGTCTGAGCTCCCAGCAGTGGTGGATAGATGTGGTCAAAAAGACCTTCTGTCACTGTGGAGTGAGCAATGAGCAAGTACTGTCCCCAATGGCAGTGAATCTTTATCGTCAGTTCTGCAGCGCTGGCAACTGGCAGGTGTTTAGTGATGTGGAGAACACTCTGGTACACTGCAGGAACCTGGGAATCAGCATGGCAGTGATTTCCAACTTCGATCGCCGCCTGGAGAAGATCTTAACCAATTGTAACCTGCGGCAGTACTTCAAGTTTGTGTTGACATCTGAAGATGTTGGAACTGCCAAGCCAGATCAACGGATCTTCGCTGCAGCCCTGAGCCTTGCCCAAGTGGAACCCAAGCAGGCCATGCACATTGGAGATGATGTGGGGATGGATTACCTGGCAGCCAGGGCCATCGGAATGGAGAGCTACCTGATCTGcagaagacaagaggaactctctGCTGCAAAGGGGTTGGTGCCCGAGGCCCACATCCTCCACTCCCTGCAGCAGTTGTGTGGTCTCATTAACTGA